In Leptotrichia hongkongensis, the genomic stretch GGAACAGACAGTATTTTCCGTAAGTGATATAAATAGGGAAGTTAAAATGTTTTTGGAGGGGACAAATACTTTTAAGAACATTTTTATTGAAGGGGAACTTTCTAATATTACATATTATCGTTCAGGACATCTGTATTTTACGTTAAAAGATGCAAGTGCAAGTGTGAAATGTGCTATTTTTCGTTATAAGTATAGAGGAGTACCTGAAGACTTGAAGGAAGGGGATTTGGTAAAAATCCGTGGGAGTGTTACGCTTTATGAGGCGAATGGAAGTTATCAGATTGTAGCGGATTTTCTTGAAAAAAGTAATTCTCTAGGGCTGCTTTATGAGAAAATGGAAATGCTTAAAAAGTTGTACTTTGAAAAGGGATATTTTTCTGACGAAATAAAAAAACATTTACCCAAATTACCTATAAATATTGGTGTTGTAACAGCTGATACAGGAGCAGCAATTAGAGATATTATAAATACAACGCATAAAAGGTTTCCAAATGTGAATATTTACCTTTATCCAGCAAAAGTTCAGGGAGAAGGGGCAGCATGGGAAGTTTCAGCAGGGATTGAGTTTTTTAATAGAATGAATGAAGAGAAACAGCTTGAAATAGATACACTTATTGTTGGACGTGGTGGAGGAAGTATTGAGGATTTGTGGGCATTTAATGAGGAAGCTGTGATAGAAGCCATTTATAAGTCTGAGATTCCTGTAATTTCAGCGGTAGGACATGAAATTGATAATCTTCTTTCAGATCTAGTCGCTGATAAACGGGCGGCTACACCAACTCAGGCAGCAGAAATCTTAATTCCTGAAAAAGAAAAATTGACAGACGAACTGGAAAGTAAAAAGAATCTTTTGAGTAAATTACTTTTAAATAAAGTTGCAATGATGAAAAAAGAGCTGGAATACAGAAAAAATAACTATTATATAAAGAATTTTGCAAATATTCTGGATAACAAGAAATTTGAATTAATGGAAAAAGAACAGAAATTATCAAGAGAACTTAGAAGAATTGTACAAAAATCAAGAGAACAGCTGGATTATCGAAAACAGAGATTTGATAGAATTAATTTACAAAAAATAATTTTAAGTGAAAAAGAAAATTTAAAGAAAAAATCAGCCGAACTTAACCAAATAATACTGGAATTTTTTGAAAATCGAAAAAAGGAACTCAAATATAAAAAGGCACAGCTTTCAAAATATTCAGTAAGTGATATTTTGAAACAAGGTTATACAATAACTCGAAAAAATGGGAAGATTGTTAAAAGAGGAATTGAGCTTAGCAAGGAAGATAAACTGGAGATAGAGTTTTCAGATGTTAAGAAGAAAGTGGTTGTTAAGTAATTGAGAAATATTGGATATTTTAGAAAGTGGGGTATGAATAATGTCTAAAAGAGATAATTATTTATCATGGGATGAATATTTCATGGGAATTGCGTTTTTGTCTGGGATGAGAAGCAAAGATCCGTCTACACAGGTGGGAGCGTGTATTATTGATGAAGATAAGAAAATAATAGGAATTGGATATAATGGCTTTCCAATGGGAAGTTCTGATGATAGTATGCCTTGGGATAAAGAAGGAGAATTTTTGGATACGAAATATCCTTATGTTGTGCATGCTGAACTGAACGCTATTCTTAATAGTATAAAATCATTGAAGAACTGTACTATTTATGTGACGCATTTTCCATGCAATGAATGTGCAAAAGCAATCGTACAGTCAGGAATAAAAAAGGTAATATATTTTTCCGATAAACACAAGTCGCTTGATTCTACAAAGGCTTCAAAAAGGATTTTTGAAAATGCACGAGTAGAAACGATACATCTTGAAATTGAGAAAGAATCTATAAATATTCAGTTTAAAGATTAAATACAATTTATGGAGGATTTGGAAAAAGAAAAAAGCGAACATGGTATCAGGCAAGAAAAATGAAAATGCCAGATATTATAGCAATCTTTGTAACAGCAATATTCGTAATTATTTCAATTGTACTTATAAAAATAAATGGTGGAAGATTCTATAATCCTTTTGTGAATTAGGAAAATTTGACTGTGAAATAAGATTTGAATTTTTAATGAGAGGAATGATGGGAAAATGGTTAATATCGGAAATGACTGGGATGAAATTTTTAAAAAAGAAAAAGAATTTGAAAAAAATTACTATTTGGATTTGAGAAAATTTTTAGTGAAAGAATATAAGACAAAAACAATTTATCCTGATAAAAATGAGATTTTTTCTGCATTTAAGCTAACTAGTTATAAGGACTGCAAAGTTGTAATTCTGGGACAGGATCCGTATCATGGCGAAAATCAGGCACATGGACTGGCATTTTCTGTAAAGCAGGGAGTTGCCTTGCCACCTTCCCTAAAAAATATTTATAAAGAAATTGAAAATGAATTTGGCTATAAAATGAGTAAAAATGGATTTCTTGAAAAATGGGCAAAACAGGGAGTCCTGCTTTTAAATACTGCACTTACTGTAGTCGCTGGAAATGCCAACTCACATTCAAAAATAGGCTGGGAAATTTTTACAGATAACGTGATAAAATATTTGAATGAACGTGAAGAGCCAATAATTTTCATACTTTGGGGAAATAACGCCAAAAGCAAGAAAGCTTTTATTGATACAAATAGACACTATATTCTGGAAAGTGTTCATCCAAGCCCATTATCTGCGAGCCGTGGATTTTTTGGCTGTGGACACTTTAAGAAAGCTAATGATATTTTGAAAGAGCTGGGAAAAAAGGAAATTGACTGGCAAATATAAAAAATAAAAACTATAAAATTTGAGTAACATTGCTATGTGAGTCAAGTTCTCTTATATTAAAAATAGAAAGTTAGTGTATCAACAAGATTCTACAGAATTTTTTAAAATGATTATTTAAATTTTATGAAAAGGAGGAGTTTTTGTGAATTTTAGAAAATCAACTTTTGATGATGTAGACAGAATTTTAGAAATCATCGAAAAAGCAAAAATTGAACTAAGGCAACTTGGTTTAGATCAATGGCAAAATGGATATCCAAATAGAGAAGTTATTGAAAATGATGTGAAAAATGGGATTAGTTATGTTTTAGAAGAAATTTCTGAAAAAAATGACAAATCCGAAAATCAGATTTCTAAAAAAATTGTTGGAACTATTGTATTGTCGCCTAAAAAAGAAGAACCATATTCTAAAATCGAAGGAAAATGGATAACAACCGATGATTATATCGTAATCCACAGGCTGGCAGTTGATTCTGAAATAAAGAATAAAGGAATCGCAACAAAGATATTAGAATTTTCAGAAAAAGAATGTATAAAAAACAAAATACTCAGTATAAAAACAGATACACATGAAAACAATGAGCCAATGAAAAAGTTCCTTGAAAAAAATGGATTCAGTTATTGTGGTGTGATTTATTTAGATAAAGAGCCTGATGTTGGGGAAAAGAGAATTGCCTATGAGAAAATAATAAAAATACCACATAAATTATTTTAAATATTTCTTTTTAAACTTTCAAATAAAACATTTTTTATATTTTGATTAATTTTAACGTAAGGGCATCAGATGCCATGCCCTTACAACCCCGCTTTACACAAAACTTTCTTATAAAAGAAAAATAGAACTCGCTTTTGAATATAGGTTATTTTAATATAAATAATGAAATACAATTTAAAATTTACTTCAAAAGCTCAAACAGCTATTTTTCTTTTAACGAAATTTTGCTTATTTTTATATTTTTTGATATATTCAATCTATGATTTTTAATAAATTGACGGAGCTTTTATTTGTTCAACTACGACTGTTTGACGACTGGAAGGAGGAGTTTCGGAGTTGGACAAATAAAAGTCGTAGTCTAGCCATAGGTTGTAGGATTTGCGGCAATGAGCAATCCTACGAAAAAATAATAAAAATAGTAAAACTGTTATTAAATAAACTAACATTTAAAATATAGACTATGCTGAGGATAAGAAGTTTTAATTCCTTGCTAAACAGTATGAAATGGAGTGTTTTTTTGAAATGAAAATATATTAAAAGAGATAAAAAAACAAATATTAATAAAAACAACTTATAACATAAGAATTATAAAAAATCATTAATTTGGATAATAAAAAATAAAAATTAAATATTTTAAGATTAGAATAGTATCAAAAGTTTAGATTGTAAAATAGTAAAAAAAGAAATGGAGTGTGAGATTGTTATGAGATTTGAAACAAAAACAATACATGGAATAAGAAATGGAAAAAAGAAAGAACTTTGGGGAACAAATGTTAATTTTGCTTCAACTTTTCCTGTTGCGGAATTTGGAGTAACGCAGGAATTTGAATATTCAAGAGTTTCGGCTCCTACGAGAAATGAGCTTGAAGAAATACTTGCTGCATTGGAAAATGGGAAATATGGGTATGCCTTTTCATCGGGAATGGCGACTACAACGTCTGTATTTACAATGTTTAAAGCTGGAGATCATATTATTTTAGGTCAGGATATTTATGGTGGGACTTATAGAATTGTTCATGATATTTATTCAAAATTTGGATTGGAATACACTTTTGTCGATACAACTGATTTGGATAATATTAGAAATGCTATTAAAGAAAATACAAAGGCTATTTTTATTGAAACTCCGTCAAATCCATTGCTTGATGTTACAGATATGAGAGGAGTTGTAGAAATTGCAAAAGAACATAATTTGATAACAATTGCAGATAATACTTTTATGACGCCGTATTTGCAAAAACCGCTTGATTTTGGGATTGATATTGTAATTCATAGTGCGACTAAATTTTTATCTGGGCATCATGATTTGCTGGCTGGAGTTGCGATTACAAATGATGAGGGGCTTGCGGAAAAAATTAAATTTTCACAAGTTGCGGCTGGAGCTTTAATTTCTCCATTTGACAGCTGGCTTTTGATGAGAAGTCTTAAAACATTGAAACTTAGAGTGGAAGCGGCACAAACGAATGCGGAAAAACTAATAGAATTTTTTCAAAGCCATGACGCAGTTGATAAAATTTACTATCCGACTTTGGATACAAATAAAGGCAAAAAAATTCATGAAAGTCAGGCAACAGGCGGAGGTTCAGTATTCTCATTTACTTTAAAGGACGATTCAAAGGTAAAAACATTTTTTGAAAGTTTGAATGTGGCACTATTTGCAGCGAGTCTTGGTGGGGCAGAAACTTTAGTAACTCATCCAAGTACAATTACGCACGCCGAAATGCCTGATGAAGAAAAAGAGGCTAGAGGATTTACAAATTCATTGATAAGAATAGCTGTTGGATTTGAGAATATTGATGACTTGATTGAAGATTTTAAACAGGCGTTGGAAAAATAAAGAATAAAGGAAAAACAGATGGCAACAAAAAGAAGAAAAAGAACTGGAAGAAGTTCAAAAGCTGGAAATGAAAAATTGATTGCTGCAATAATTACTGTGTTATTAGCAATATTTGGATTTGCATACAATGGAGTGAATTCAGGATTTGGTAAAAAAAGATCAAAAACAAGTAATTCTAAAAAAAATACAGCTTCAAGAAGTACAAATACTAATTATTCAAATAGTGCAGCTGTGCAGAATCCAACTATTCTGAAAGGTTATCAAGCTATAAAAGTAAGTGATGGAGATACCATGAACATTCAGAAAGTGGAAAATGGGAAATTTACTGGAGAAGTTATAAAAATCAGGATGTTTGGAATTGATGCTCCTGAAAAGGCGCAGGATTATGGGAGCGAGAGTAAGCAGGCATTAGAAAAGATGGTAAATGGAAAGACACTTGAAATTGAGGAGAAAAATAGGGATAGATATGGCAGAACAGTGGCTGTAGTATATGCTGACGGGAAAAATATAAATGAGGAAATGGTAAAAAATGGAAATGCCTGGTGGTATCAGGAATACGACAAAAATGATACTAGAATGCAGATTTATCAGGAAAATGCCAAAAAGAATAAACTTGGCCTGTTTGGAAAAAGAGGATATATAGAGCCATGGAATTACAGAAGAGAGAAAAAGGCGGCGGCAACAAGTAGAACTAAAAACAGGTAATGAATTTAAGCAATTGTATTGAATGAATAAAAAGAACTAGAATAAAGAAAAGGTGATGAAATGTTTATAGATGAAAGTGTAATTACAGTAATTTCTGGAAATGGGGGAGATGGAGCAGCTACGTTCAGACGTGAAAAATTTGTTCAGTTTGGAGGGCCTGACGGTGGAGATGGCGGAAAAGGTGGAGATATCGTCTTTATCGCTGATCCAAATATTAACACGCTTGTAGATTTTAAGAGCAGTAAAAAATTTAAGGCACAAGACGGAACAAAAGGGGCTGCTGCACGTTCTACTGGAAAATCAGGTGAAGACTTGATTATAAAAGTTCCAGTTGGAACAATGATTAGAGATTTTGAAACAAATAAACTGCTGCTTGACTTGGACAATCCAAATGAAAAAGTAATATTTCTAAAAGGTGGAGATGGCGGACGTGGAAATATCCATTTCAAGTCATCAGTAAAAAAAGCTCCAAGAATAGCAGAAAGTGGTCGTGAAGGTGTAGAATTAAAAATAAAGCTGGAATTAAAATTGCTGGCCGATGTGGCTCTTGTGGGTTATCCAAGCGTAGGAAAATCAAGTTTTATTAATAAAGTATCAGCTGCCAAATCAAAAGTTGCAAGTTACCATTTTACAACATTAAAGCCTAAATTGGGAGTTGTAAGAATGGGAGATGAGGAAAGTTTTGTTGTGGCGGATGTGCCAGGTCTTATTGAAGGTGCTCATGAAGGAGTGGGGCTTGGAGATAGATTTTTAAAGCATATTGAAAGATGTAAATTGATTATTCACATTGTGGATATTTCAGGATTGGATGGACGTGATCCTAAGGAAGATTTTGTAAAAATAAATCATGAATTAAAAAATTATAGTGAAAAATTGGCAAATAAACCTCAAATTGTTGTGGCTAATAAGATTGACATGCTTTATGAAGATGAAAAGTATGATGAATTTGAAAAATTTGTTAAAGAAAAAGGTATAAAATATGTTTACCCAGTCTCTGTAATTGCAAATGAGGGACTAAAGCCGGTTTTATCAAAGGCATGGGAATTAATTCAGGAAATACCTAGGGAAGAACTGGAAGAAGTTCATTCTGTTGAAGAGCTGATTCAGGAAAATAATAAAAAAGATGACTGGATTGTTAAGAAAACAGCTGACAATGTATTTGAAGTGGATGGACGTATTGTGGATGATGTGCTTAAAAAGTATGTGTTTATTGGAGAAGAAGGAATAATAAATTTCCTTCAGAAGATGAGAAGTCTTGGAATGGAAACAGAGCTTGAAAAAGCTGGGGTTGAAGAAGGAGATATTATAATTATTGCTGGATATGAATTTGAATATATAGTTTAGTAATAAATTTTTTAAAAAGATTTTCAGTAAAGATGTGGTTTACTTATAATGGGAGGTAAAGAAGATAGCAGTAAGGAAAAAAGGAATTGTAATCGCAGGTGCAACTGGAGTAGGAAAAACAGACTTGTCAATAAAGCTTGCTAAAAAGATAGATTCAGTAATTATATCAGCAGATGCTTCTCAGATTTATAAGGAGCTGGATATAGGAACGGCTAAGATAACAAGTGATGAAATGCAGGGAATACAACATTATATGATTGATATTATAAATCCTGATGAAGATTATTCTGTGGGAGATTTTGAAAAAACTGTAAATAATATTTTGAATGAAAATGGTGAAAAAAATGAGAAAAATATTATTATTACAGGCGGAACAGGGCTTTATATAAAATCAATTACAGATGGATTTGCAAAACTGCCATCAAAAAATGCAAAAATCAGAGCTGATTTGGAAAGCAAAAGTATTGAGGAATTACAGAAAATTCTCAAAGAAATGGACGAAAAATCGTATAATGAAATTGATTTGTCTAATAAATTGAGATTGGTTAGAGCAATTGAAGTTTGTATTTTGACCGGCGGGAAATTTAGTGAGCTACGTATACAAAATATAAGAAATAATAATTATGAGTTCTTAAAGATATTTCTTACTAGAAATAGAGAAGAGCTTTATGAACGGATTAATAAAAGAGTTGAAATTATGATTGCAAAAGGACTTGTAGAAGAAGCAAAAAAAGTATATAATAAATATACAGAAAGTCTTTATAAAATATCTTCAATTGGATATAAGGAACTATTTAAATATTTTGAAGGGAAAATTACGCTGGATGAAGCGATTGATGAAATAAAAATGGAAAGCAGAAGATATGCAAAAAGACAGATGACATGGTTCAAAAAAGAAAAAAACTATATTACTTATAATTTATCAGAAATGTCTGAAATGCAAGTGCTAGACGATATTCTGAAAAAATGGGAAAAATTTTAGAAAGGAGATTACAGGAAAATCCTGTAAAAAAACATGAAAATATTAGAATATTTGGTACCAGAAAGAATAAAAGTAAATTTAGAAGGTAAAACAAAGGAAGAAATTATTAAGGAAATGGCACAATTGTTTGTGAAAAGTGAAGTTCTTAATTCAGAAGACTTGGAAGAATTTGTAAAGGAAATAAATGAAAGAGAAAAATTGACACCAACTGGAATGCAAGACGGAATAGCTATTCCACATGCAAGAACACCACTTGTAAAAGAACTTTCTCTTGCTTTAGGAATTTCTCGTGAAGGAGTAGATTTTGAAAGTATGGATGGAGAACCTTCAAAATTAATTTTTATGATTGCAGCTCCAGAAGAAACAAAAAAAGAACATTTAGATTTATTGGCTGAGATTTCAAAATTATCTTATGAAGAAGAATTAGTAGAAGAATTAAAAAATGCTTTAACAATAGAAGAAATTACAAATAAATTAAAATAGAGTTAACAAAATCATAAAAAAAAGAAATTTCCGTATTGAATTTAAAGGAATTTTTATATAAAAAAAACAAATTTTGTATTTTATTTGAAAAATTAATTGTATTTTTTTATATAATTTGGTATAATAAGGATAAGTGATGATAGGTAAGTGATTTAATAGTGATTTTATATTCAATTATTGTTATGAAATTAAAAAATTAGGAGGAAGATCGAATGAAAAAGACAATATTCTTTTTGGTTGGAATAATGATGGTTTCGTCAATAGGTTTCTCTGCTGAAAAAAAGAGCTTAGAAAGTAGCTTAAGTTCAATTGAAAACCAATTCAATGAATTAATCAAAAAAGAAGAAGCACAAAAAGAAAGATATAGACAGCAAAAAGCACAATTGGAAGCTGAAGTAGAAGATTTGAAATCTAAACAAACAAGTAGAGAAAAATTATTAGAAAAATTAAAAGTAGATTCAGAAGTAAGATGGCATAGAGACAAATATAAAAAAATATTAAATAATGCCGAAACTCTCTACAAAAACATTGACAAAAGCATAGCAGAAAAAGAGAAAAAAATTGCAGAATTGGATACATTATTGTCGATAATGAATTAATGGAAAGGAATGGTAATTAAAAGATGAAAGCAAAAAAATTATTATTTTGTGGGATAGTAGCAGCATTATCTGTTCCAATGATGGCGGCTTCTCCACAGGAAGTGTTGAGACAAGCTAGAGAAGATTACTATAAAAGTATAAAAGCACCTAAAGAACGAAAAATAAAAACAGAAAAAATAGTAACAATTGATGAAGACGGTGTTGTAGAAGAAGAGAAAGTTAAACCTAAATCACCAATTGAAAAGCTTGAATACAATGCTGCTAAGGCAGCAACAAGAGTAGACTTCTATGAAAGAGTAGTAAGAAGTGTACAAAGAGAAGAACAAGAATTAGCAGAATTTGACAGCGCTCTTGGAAGAGTTAGTGTTAAAAATAGTGTCAAAAAAACTAGAAAAACAGCTAAATAAAACAAGCTAATTTAGTTATTTTAAATAAAACAATATTTTAAATAATATGTTAGAAAGGAAAATCAATGAAAAAAATATTAGGATTAGTAGCTGTAATGGTGTTAGCAATGAGTCAAGTATCATTTTCAGCTCCAACAAATACTGATGCCGCGGTACAAAGATTAGTTAAAGTAGCTAAACAAAGACAGGCACAACAAGCTAAAGAAGCAGCAAAAGGTGTTGTAGAAGAAGAAGAAGAAGTTATAGTAGTTCCAGTTGAAGAAACTGTAGAAACACCTGGTATGAGCGAAGAAGCACGTCAAAAAGTAGAAAATGCTAGATTACAAGCAAAAGAAAGAGCAGAAAAAGCAAGAGAAGCGGCTAGACAAAGAAAAACAAAAACAAGAGATTTAAGAACTCAAAGAAGAAATATGTCTGAAAGTAAAATGATGGACGCAGAAATTCAAAGAATTAGAAAAAGAGTAGATCAAATTAACGGTAACATTGAAAAATTTCATAAAACAAACGAAATGCTAGATCAAATGGAACAAAGATTAGACGCTATTCAAGATAAAATGAAATAAGAATAAATTAAAAAATTTAAAAAATAAATTTGGATGAATTAGAAAGGAAATAAAAAATATGAAAAAAGTAGCATTATTATTAGTAGGATTAGGAGCTTTGTCTTGTACAAACGCAAAATTAGTAGATTATAATACAACTAGATTAAATCATATTGAAGATTACTTAGATGAAAACAGACCAAATCCAGGTAGCCAAAAATATAAATCATTAGAAAGAGAGGCTGAAAAATGGGTAGACGAACAACAACAACAATAATTGCATTAGGGTTGTTAGTTGCTTCACCATTGATGGCAAGAAGGCTGACAACTACTCAAATGAGAGAAAATACAATTAGAATTAACGCTCTTGAGTTAGAAGAGCCAGCTCCAGTTCCAGAACCAGCTCCAGAACCACCAAAAAATGAAACAATTGTGTTTGATTCTGGAAGATTGAACTTCGACTTTGATAAATCCGTAGTTAAACCACAATACTATGAATTGTTAAGAAATCTTAAAGATTATCTTGAACAACAAGATATGAGAGTTACAATTATAGGACATACAGATTCTAAAGGATCAGATGCTTATAATATGGCTTTAGGTATGAGAAGGGCAGTAGCTGTTAGAGATAAATTGTTAGAATTTGGATTAAATCCTGCAAGAATCTTAGGTGTAGAATCAAGAGGAGAATCTGAACCAATC encodes the following:
- the obgE gene encoding GTPase ObgE, whose protein sequence is MFIDESVITVISGNGGDGAATFRREKFVQFGGPDGGDGGKGGDIVFIADPNINTLVDFKSSKKFKAQDGTKGAAARSTGKSGEDLIIKVPVGTMIRDFETNKLLLDLDNPNEKVIFLKGGDGGRGNIHFKSSVKKAPRIAESGREGVELKIKLELKLLADVALVGYPSVGKSSFINKVSAAKSKVASYHFTTLKPKLGVVRMGDEESFVVADVPGLIEGAHEGVGLGDRFLKHIERCKLIIHIVDISGLDGRDPKEDFVKINHELKNYSEKLANKPQIVVANKIDMLYEDEKYDEFEKFVKEKGIKYVYPVSVIANEGLKPVLSKAWELIQEIPREELEEVHSVEELIQENNKKDDWIVKKTADNVFEVDGRIVDDVLKKYVFIGEEGIINFLQKMRSLGMETELEKAGVEEGDIIIIAGYEFEYIV
- a CDS encoding uracil-DNA glycosylase; the encoded protein is MVNIGNDWDEIFKKEKEFEKNYYLDLRKFLVKEYKTKTIYPDKNEIFSAFKLTSYKDCKVVILGQDPYHGENQAHGLAFSVKQGVALPPSLKNIYKEIENEFGYKMSKNGFLEKWAKQGVLLLNTALTVVAGNANSHSKIGWEIFTDNVIKYLNEREEPIIFILWGNNAKSKKAFIDTNRHYILESVHPSPLSASRGFFGCGHFKKANDILKELGKKEIDWQI
- a CDS encoding OmpA family protein — protein: MGRRTTTTIIALGLLVASPLMARRLTTTQMRENTIRINALELEEPAPVPEPAPEPPKNETIVFDSGRLNFDFDKSVVKPQYYELLRNLKDYLEQQDMRVTIIGHTDSKGSDAYNMALGMRRAVAVRDKLLEFGLNPARILGVESRGESEPIAPNDTAEGRFENRRIEFKTTK
- a CDS encoding thermonuclease family protein, with protein sequence MATKRRKRTGRSSKAGNEKLIAAIITVLLAIFGFAYNGVNSGFGKKRSKTSNSKKNTASRSTNTNYSNSAAVQNPTILKGYQAIKVSDGDTMNIQKVENGKFTGEVIKIRMFGIDAPEKAQDYGSESKQALEKMVNGKTLEIEEKNRDRYGRTVAVVYADGKNINEEMVKNGNAWWYQEYDKNDTRMQIYQENAKKNKLGLFGKRGYIEPWNYRREKKAAATSRTKNR
- a CDS encoding deoxycytidylate deaminase, whose amino-acid sequence is MSKRDNYLSWDEYFMGIAFLSGMRSKDPSTQVGACIIDEDKKIIGIGYNGFPMGSSDDSMPWDKEGEFLDTKYPYVVHAELNAILNSIKSLKNCTIYVTHFPCNECAKAIVQSGIKKVIYFSDKHKSLDSTKASKRIFENARVETIHLEIEKESINIQFKD
- a CDS encoding adhesion protein FadA, whose amino-acid sequence is MKKTIFFLVGIMMVSSIGFSAEKKSLESSLSSIENQFNELIKKEEAQKERYRQQKAQLEAEVEDLKSKQTSREKLLEKLKVDSEVRWHRDKYKKILNNAETLYKNIDKSIAEKEKKIAELDTLLSIMN
- a CDS encoding GNAT family N-acetyltransferase; translation: MNFRKSTFDDVDRILEIIEKAKIELRQLGLDQWQNGYPNREVIENDVKNGISYVLEEISEKNDKSENQISKKIVGTIVLSPKKEEPYSKIEGKWITTDDYIVIHRLAVDSEIKNKGIATKILEFSEKECIKNKILSIKTDTHENNEPMKKFLEKNGFSYCGVIYLDKEPDVGEKRIAYEKIIKIPHKLF
- the xseA gene encoding exodeoxyribonuclease VII large subunit, giving the protein MEQTVFSVSDINREVKMFLEGTNTFKNIFIEGELSNITYYRSGHLYFTLKDASASVKCAIFRYKYRGVPEDLKEGDLVKIRGSVTLYEANGSYQIVADFLEKSNSLGLLYEKMEMLKKLYFEKGYFSDEIKKHLPKLPINIGVVTADTGAAIRDIINTTHKRFPNVNIYLYPAKVQGEGAAWEVSAGIEFFNRMNEEKQLEIDTLIVGRGGGSIEDLWAFNEEAVIEAIYKSEIPVISAVGHEIDNLLSDLVADKRAATPTQAAEILIPEKEKLTDELESKKNLLSKLLLNKVAMMKKELEYRKNNYYIKNFANILDNKKFELMEKEQKLSRELRRIVQKSREQLDYRKQRFDRINLQKIILSEKENLKKKSAELNQIILEFFENRKKELKYKKAQLSKYSVSDILKQGYTITRKNGKIVKRGIELSKEDKLEIEFSDVKKKVVVK
- a CDS encoding trans-sulfuration enzyme family protein, with amino-acid sequence MRFETKTIHGIRNGKKKELWGTNVNFASTFPVAEFGVTQEFEYSRVSAPTRNELEEILAALENGKYGYAFSSGMATTTSVFTMFKAGDHIILGQDIYGGTYRIVHDIYSKFGLEYTFVDTTDLDNIRNAIKENTKAIFIETPSNPLLDVTDMRGVVEIAKEHNLITIADNTFMTPYLQKPLDFGIDIVIHSATKFLSGHHDLLAGVAITNDEGLAEKIKFSQVAAGALISPFDSWLLMRSLKTLKLRVEAAQTNAEKLIEFFQSHDAVDKIYYPTLDTNKGKKIHESQATGGGSVFSFTLKDDSKVKTFFESLNVALFAASLGGAETLVTHPSTITHAEMPDEEKEARGFTNSLIRIAVGFENIDDLIEDFKQALEK
- the miaA gene encoding tRNA (adenosine(37)-N6)-dimethylallyltransferase MiaA, with amino-acid sequence MSIKLAKKIDSVIISADASQIYKELDIGTAKITSDEMQGIQHYMIDIINPDEDYSVGDFEKTVNNILNENGEKNEKNIIITGGTGLYIKSITDGFAKLPSKNAKIRADLESKSIEELQKILKEMDEKSYNEIDLSNKLRLVRAIEVCILTGGKFSELRIQNIRNNNYEFLKIFLTRNREELYERINKRVEIMIAKGLVEEAKKVYNKYTESLYKISSIGYKELFKYFEGKITLDEAIDEIKMESRRYAKRQMTWFKKEKNYITYNLSEMSEMQVLDDILKKWEKF
- a CDS encoding PTS sugar transporter subunit IIA codes for the protein MKILEYLVPERIKVNLEGKTKEEIIKEMAQLFVKSEVLNSEDLEEFVKEINEREKLTPTGMQDGIAIPHARTPLVKELSLALGISREGVDFESMDGEPSKLIFMIAAPEETKKEHLDLLAEISKLSYEEELVEELKNALTIEEITNKLK